One window from the genome of Salisaeta longa DSM 21114 encodes:
- the mnmA gene encoding tRNA 2-thiouridine(34) synthase MnmA translates to MSSKGRVLVAMSGGVDSSVTAVLLAEQGYDVVGITMKTWDYSTSGGRSDKEVGCCSLESMNDARAIALRHGFPHFIVDIREEFGDWVIERFTNEYLAGRTPNPCVLCNTHIKWAALLRRADDLDCEYIATGHYARVRHDDARDRYLLSRGLDRNKDQSYALWGLPQEHLARSIFPLGEYTKPDIRQMAADFGLDRVADKPDSYEICFIPDNDYGRFLKDRVDGLAEEVSGGDFVLKDGTVVGQHDGYPFYTIGQRRGLDLALGERVYVTHIDPDTNTITVGPKEDLMQQTLTAREINLVKEPRLTDERPAWGTIRYNDAGAGCLVWQEDDDVLKVAFAEPRRAITAGQSVVLYDGDDVLGGGWIHEVGTAVDDEKAAAAQAVA, encoded by the coding sequence ATGAGCAGCAAAGGACGCGTACTGGTGGCCATGAGCGGCGGCGTCGATTCGTCGGTGACGGCCGTTTTGCTCGCCGAGCAGGGCTACGATGTGGTGGGCATTACCATGAAGACATGGGACTATTCCACCTCGGGCGGACGTTCGGACAAAGAGGTGGGGTGCTGTTCGCTGGAGTCGATGAACGACGCCCGCGCCATCGCCCTGCGTCACGGCTTTCCGCACTTCATCGTCGACATCCGCGAGGAGTTTGGCGATTGGGTCATCGAGCGCTTCACCAACGAGTACCTGGCCGGCCGCACGCCCAACCCCTGCGTGCTGTGCAACACCCACATCAAGTGGGCCGCGCTCCTGCGCCGGGCCGACGACCTCGACTGCGAATACATTGCCACCGGGCACTACGCCCGGGTGCGCCACGACGACGCGCGCGATCGGTATCTCCTAAGCCGCGGCCTCGACCGCAACAAAGACCAAAGCTACGCGCTGTGGGGCCTCCCGCAGGAGCATCTGGCACGGTCTATCTTTCCCTTGGGGGAATACACCAAGCCGGACATCCGGCAGATGGCCGCCGACTTTGGCCTGGACCGCGTCGCCGACAAGCCCGACTCGTACGAGATCTGCTTCATCCCCGACAACGACTACGGACGCTTCTTGAAAGACCGCGTGGACGGGCTGGCGGAGGAGGTAAGCGGCGGCGATTTTGTGCTGAAGGATGGAACGGTCGTGGGGCAGCACGACGGCTATCCGTTTTACACCATCGGGCAGCGCCGCGGGCTCGATTTGGCCCTGGGCGAGCGGGTGTACGTCACCCACATCGATCCGGACACCAACACGATTACGGTGGGGCCGAAGGAAGACCTGATGCAGCAAACGCTCACGGCCCGCGAGATCAATCTGGTGAAGGAGCCGCGCCTCACCGACGAGCGGCCCGCGTGGGGCACCATCCGCTACAACGATGCCGGCGCCGGGTGCCTGGTGTGGCAGGAAGACGACGACGTGCTGAAGGTTGCCTTTGCCGAGCCGCGGCGCGCGATCACCGCGGGGCAAAGCGTGGTGCTCTACGACGGCGACGACGTGCTGGGCGGCGGATGGATCCACGAGGTCGGCACAGCGGTTGACGACGAAAAGGCCGCTGCCGCTCAGGCGGTTGCGTGA
- a CDS encoding acyl-CoA thioesterase yields the protein MYTHTYRHRVRYRECDPMGVVYHTHYLDYFEMARTEALRAAGVAYRTLEENGIIMPVVEASVDYKQPAQYDDLLAVEAIFEALPTVRVPIRYRVRRAEAPEVLVTGRTTLCFMDAARRRPVRIPPMVHAAFAPHFESTS from the coding sequence GTGTACACCCACACCTATCGTCACCGCGTACGGTACCGCGAATGCGACCCCATGGGCGTCGTGTACCACACGCACTACCTCGATTATTTTGAGATGGCCCGCACCGAGGCCCTCCGCGCCGCCGGGGTGGCGTACCGCACGCTCGAAGAAAACGGCATCATCATGCCGGTGGTTGAGGCATCCGTCGACTACAAACAGCCTGCGCAGTACGACGACCTGCTGGCGGTGGAGGCGATCTTCGAAGCGCTGCCCACCGTGCGCGTGCCGATTCGGTATCGCGTGCGCCGCGCCGAGGCACCGGAGGTGCTGGTTACCGGCCGCACCACGCTGTGCTTTATGGATGCCGCGCGCCGTCGCCCCGTGCGCATCCCTCCGATGGTGCACGCGGCGTTTGCCCCGCACTTTGAATCCACGTCCTGA
- the nadC gene encoding carboxylating nicotinate-nucleotide diphosphorylase — MLPPYLTDASIDALVSRALEEDVGPGDVTTQATVPQGRTAAATLTAKEAGCVAGLHVAARVFSTVDPAARFTPQVADGARVAAGTVVAGVHGPARALLTAERLALNILQRMSGIATATHRMVEAVGAHDVDILDTRKTAPGLRTLDKWAVRLGGGTNHRLGLHDLILIKDNHIAAAGGIAEALDAATRAANGRAIEIEVRTLDELDAVCTHGGAQIVLLDNMAVRTADGSVDTTRLQAAVERVGGRMRTEASGNVRLDTVRAIAATGVDAISSGALTHSVRALDLSMHMDLT, encoded by the coding sequence ATGCTTCCTCCGTACCTTACCGACGCCTCCATCGATGCCCTCGTCAGCCGTGCCCTCGAAGAAGATGTGGGCCCCGGCGACGTCACCACGCAGGCGACCGTGCCCCAAGGGCGCACCGCGGCCGCTACCCTTACCGCAAAAGAAGCGGGCTGCGTGGCCGGACTCCACGTCGCCGCCCGCGTGTTTTCAACCGTTGACCCCGCGGCCCGCTTCACGCCACAGGTTGCCGACGGCGCCCGCGTGGCGGCGGGCACCGTTGTGGCCGGGGTGCACGGGCCGGCGCGGGCGCTGCTTACCGCCGAGCGGCTCGCGCTGAACATCCTGCAGCGTATGAGCGGCATTGCCACGGCTACGCACCGCATGGTGGAGGCTGTGGGCGCGCATGACGTTGACATCCTCGACACCCGCAAAACGGCCCCCGGCCTGCGCACGCTCGATAAGTGGGCGGTGCGCCTGGGCGGCGGCACCAACCACCGCCTGGGCCTCCACGACCTGATCTTGATCAAAGATAACCACATCGCGGCGGCGGGTGGCATTGCCGAAGCGCTCGATGCGGCAACGCGTGCCGCCAATGGGCGGGCGATCGAGATTGAGGTGCGAACCCTCGACGAGCTCGATGCCGTGTGCACGCATGGCGGCGCCCAAATCGTGCTTCTCGATAACATGGCCGTGCGCACCGCGGATGGCTCCGTGGACACCACACGCCTGCAAGCGGCGGTAGAGCGCGTGGGGGGCCGAATGCGCACCGAAGCCTCCGGCAACGTGCGGCTCGATACCGTGCGTGCCATTGCCGCCACCGGCGTCGATGCCATCTCTTCCGGAGCCCTCACCCACTCCGTACGCGCGCTCGACCTGTCCATGCACATGGATCTGACGTAA
- a CDS encoding MFS transporter has translation MNANDRAITALVALAHGLVHTYELSIPIFMTIWLTTFDVSTGTLGLAVSTGYALFGLGALPGGIWTDRVGARPLIVGCAAGMGGAFLLLSVAQSLWTISGALMLWGAAASVYHPAGLSLVSTGAQQRGHVLALHGMAGNAGIALGPLAATVLLLFMDWRWVAVALALPAFAAAFYAWNASFDAHAAETRVPSRAASTKGSSWAALWQSSRTLLATSFAAVFAIVMCSGLFYRGALTFLPDMLEQLVTFRLPLNLEAGRYIYAGLLIVGMAGQYAGGRLTDRFRTEPAIAVALGLLAVVGAVFYPVAQLSTVALIGMSALLGFLLFLVQPLYQATVAEHTPTPLRGLSYGFTYLGVFGVGALGAALTGWLLARYTPVVMFGVLALIALIGSAIAAGLALFPKEKAAAPSTDPAA, from the coding sequence ATGAATGCAAACGACCGTGCCATCACGGCTCTGGTGGCGCTGGCCCACGGGCTGGTGCATACCTACGAGCTGTCTATCCCCATTTTTATGACGATCTGGCTGACCACGTTCGACGTGTCAACCGGCACGCTTGGACTGGCCGTTAGCACCGGGTACGCCCTTTTTGGCCTGGGGGCGTTGCCCGGCGGCATCTGGACCGACCGGGTGGGCGCGCGCCCTCTGATTGTTGGGTGTGCGGCGGGCATGGGCGGTGCGTTTTTGCTTCTTAGCGTGGCGCAGTCGCTGTGGACGATCAGCGGGGCGCTTATGCTGTGGGGCGCAGCGGCTAGCGTTTACCATCCGGCTGGGCTGTCGCTTGTCAGTACGGGAGCGCAGCAACGCGGCCATGTGCTTGCGCTGCACGGCATGGCCGGAAATGCGGGCATCGCGCTGGGCCCCCTTGCGGCCACCGTACTCCTCCTTTTTATGGACTGGCGCTGGGTGGCGGTGGCATTGGCGCTCCCTGCATTTGCGGCCGCCTTCTATGCCTGGAATGCCTCGTTCGATGCGCATGCGGCCGAGACGCGCGTGCCGTCGCGTGCAGCCAGCACAAAAGGATCGTCGTGGGCCGCGTTGTGGCAGTCGTCGCGTACGCTACTGGCCACGTCGTTTGCTGCGGTATTCGCCATCGTCATGTGCTCCGGGCTTTTTTACCGCGGCGCCCTTACATTTCTTCCGGATATGCTGGAGCAACTTGTCACCTTCCGGTTGCCGCTGAACCTGGAAGCCGGCCGCTACATCTACGCTGGGCTGCTCATTGTGGGCATGGCCGGACAGTATGCGGGCGGGCGTCTGACCGATCGCTTTCGCACCGAGCCGGCGATTGCCGTGGCCCTGGGGCTCCTTGCCGTCGTTGGCGCGGTGTTCTACCCCGTGGCGCAGTTGAGCACCGTGGCGCTGATTGGCATGAGCGCCCTGCTGGGCTTTTTGCTCTTTCTGGTGCAGCCGTTGTATCAGGCCACCGTTGCCGAGCACACGCCCACACCGCTGCGCGGGCTGTCGTATGGCTTCACGTACCTTGGCGTCTTTGGCGTGGGCGCGCTGGGCGCAGCGCTCACCGGCTGGCTCCTGGCACGCTACACCCCGGTCGTAATGTTTGGCGTCTTGGCACTCATTGCCCTGATCGGCAGTGCCATCGCAGCCGGCCTCGCCCTCTTCCCCAAAGAAAAAGCTGCCGCGCCCTCAACGGACCCGGCAGCTTGA